One stretch of Halichoerus grypus chromosome 8, mHalGry1.hap1.1, whole genome shotgun sequence DNA includes these proteins:
- the METTL17 gene encoding ribosome assembly protein METTL17, mitochondrial isoform X2, translated as MATARGLRHLLTCSRWRRGRGEAPQSRALAAVVPGVSQVDNNSDFLGKRPHRRHPGVLQLPCVEVPPALAAAAQFLLLESSMPNVEKQAQALANYLWSRRLPVEPEELQRRAVHLEEKFLENPDLFQVEEKLREAVLRTLRKTTYHWQELSYNESLSLVYMAARLDGGFAAVSRAFHEIRARVPEFQPQTLMDFGSGTGSVTWAAHSAWGQSLREYVCVDSSAAMLVLAEKLLKGGSESGEPYVPGVFFRQFLPVSPKVQFDVVVSAFSLSELPSKADRTELVQTLWRKTSHFLILVESGTKAGHCLLMDARDLVLKNKKKQKEEKFSMVILARGSPEEANRWPRITQPVLKRPRHVHCHLCCPDGHMQHAVITARQHGRDLYRCARVSSWGDLLPVITPSESELPLSPAEDPPGS; from the exons ATGGCGACCGCGAGAGGACTGAGGCATCTGCTGACATGTAGCAGATGGCGCCGCGGCCGTGGAGAAGCTCCCCAGTCTCGC GCGCTCGCCGCCGTCGTGCCGGGCGTATCCCAGGTCGATAACAATTCCGATTTTCTGGGGAAGAGGCCCCATCGCCGGCACCCCGGCGTCTTGCAGCTGCCATGCGTAGAGGTGCCGCCTGCCCTGGCTGCCGCTGCGCAGTTCCTGCTGCTCG AGAGCTCGATGCCCAATGTGGAGAAGCAGGCGCAAGCACTGGCCAATTACCTGTGGAGCCGGCGTTTACCTGTAGAGCCGGAGGAGTTGCAAAGACGGGCTGTACATCTTGAGGAAAAATTCCTGGAGAACCCAG ACTTATTTCAGGTGGAGGAGAAACTTCGTGAAGCAGTGCTGCGAACCCTGCGCAAAACTACATACCATTGGCAAGAACTGAG CTACAATGAGAGCCTAAGCCTGGTGTATATGGCAGCAAGACTGGATGGTGGCTTTGCAGCAGTCTCCAGGGCATTCCATGAG ATCCGGGCTCGAGTTCCAGAGTTCCAGCCCCAAACCTTAATGGACTTTGGCTCGGGTACTGGTTCTGTCACTTG GGCTGCTCATAGTGCTTGGGGCCAGAGCCTacgtgaatatgtgtgtgtggacAGCTCAGCTGCTATGTTGGTTTTGGCAGAAAAGCTACTGAAAG GTGGTTCAGAATCTGGGGAGCCTTATGTTCCAGGTGTCTTCTTCAGACAGTTTCTACCTGTATCACCCAAG GTACAGTTCGATGTGGTGGTATCAGCCTTCTCCCTAAGTGAGCTTCCCAGCAAGGCTGACCGCACTGAGCTAGTTCAGACCCTGTGGCGCAAGACGAGTCATTTTCTG ATATTGGTAGAGAGTGGAACAAAAGCTGGACACTGCCTTCTCATGGATGCCAGGGACCTGGTCCTTAAg AACAAGAAGaagcaaaaagaggaaaagttCTCGATGGTAATTCTTGCCCGGGGGTCTCCAGAGGAGGCTAATCGCTGGCCCCGTATCACTCAGCCTGTCCTTAAACGGCCACGCCATGTGCATTGTCACCTGTGCTGTCCAGATGGGCATATGCAGCATGCTGTCATCACAGCCCGCCAGCATGGCAG GGATTTGTATCGCTGTGCTCGTGTCAGCTCCTGGGGAGATCTTTTACCTGTGATCACGCCTTCAGAGTCCGAgcttcctctgtcccctgctgaAGACCCCCCTGGGAGTTGA
- the METTL17 gene encoding ribosome assembly protein METTL17, mitochondrial isoform X1 has translation MATARGLRHLLTCSRWRRGRGEAPQSRALAAVVPGVSQVDNNSDFLGKRPHRRHPGVLQLPCVEVPPALAAAAQFLLLESSMPNVEKQAQALANYLWSRRLPVEPEELQRRAVHLEEKFLENPDLFQVEEKLREAVLRTLRKTTYHWQELSYNESLSLVYMAARLDGGFAAVSRAFHEIRARVPEFQPQTLMDFGSGTGSVTWAAHSAWGQSLREYVCVDSSAAMLVLAEKLLKGGSESGEPYVPGVFFRQFLPVSPKVQFDVVVSAFSLSELPSKADRTELVQTLWRKTSHFLILVESGTKAGHCLLMDARDLVLKGKEKSPLDPRPGFVFAPCPHELPCPQLTASKPLACSFSQAYHCIPFSWNKKKQKEEKFSMVILARGSPEEANRWPRITQPVLKRPRHVHCHLCCPDGHMQHAVITARQHGRDLYRCARVSSWGDLLPVITPSESELPLSPAEDPPGS, from the exons ATGGCGACCGCGAGAGGACTGAGGCATCTGCTGACATGTAGCAGATGGCGCCGCGGCCGTGGAGAAGCTCCCCAGTCTCGC GCGCTCGCCGCCGTCGTGCCGGGCGTATCCCAGGTCGATAACAATTCCGATTTTCTGGGGAAGAGGCCCCATCGCCGGCACCCCGGCGTCTTGCAGCTGCCATGCGTAGAGGTGCCGCCTGCCCTGGCTGCCGCTGCGCAGTTCCTGCTGCTCG AGAGCTCGATGCCCAATGTGGAGAAGCAGGCGCAAGCACTGGCCAATTACCTGTGGAGCCGGCGTTTACCTGTAGAGCCGGAGGAGTTGCAAAGACGGGCTGTACATCTTGAGGAAAAATTCCTGGAGAACCCAG ACTTATTTCAGGTGGAGGAGAAACTTCGTGAAGCAGTGCTGCGAACCCTGCGCAAAACTACATACCATTGGCAAGAACTGAG CTACAATGAGAGCCTAAGCCTGGTGTATATGGCAGCAAGACTGGATGGTGGCTTTGCAGCAGTCTCCAGGGCATTCCATGAG ATCCGGGCTCGAGTTCCAGAGTTCCAGCCCCAAACCTTAATGGACTTTGGCTCGGGTACTGGTTCTGTCACTTG GGCTGCTCATAGTGCTTGGGGCCAGAGCCTacgtgaatatgtgtgtgtggacAGCTCAGCTGCTATGTTGGTTTTGGCAGAAAAGCTACTGAAAG GTGGTTCAGAATCTGGGGAGCCTTATGTTCCAGGTGTCTTCTTCAGACAGTTTCTACCTGTATCACCCAAG GTACAGTTCGATGTGGTGGTATCAGCCTTCTCCCTAAGTGAGCTTCCCAGCAAGGCTGACCGCACTGAGCTAGTTCAGACCCTGTGGCGCAAGACGAGTCATTTTCTG ATATTGGTAGAGAGTGGAACAAAAGCTGGACACTGCCTTCTCATGGATGCCAGGGACCTGGTCCTTAAg GGAAAAGAGAAGTCACCTTTGGACCCTCGACCTGGCTTTGTCTTTGCCCCA TGTCCACATGAACTTCCTTGTCCCCAGTTGACAGCCTCTAAGCCCCTGGCCTGTAGCTTTTCTCAGGCTTACCACTGCATCCCCTTCAGCTGG AACAAGAAGaagcaaaaagaggaaaagttCTCGATGGTAATTCTTGCCCGGGGGTCTCCAGAGGAGGCTAATCGCTGGCCCCGTATCACTCAGCCTGTCCTTAAACGGCCACGCCATGTGCATTGTCACCTGTGCTGTCCAGATGGGCATATGCAGCATGCTGTCATCACAGCCCGCCAGCATGGCAG GGATTTGTATCGCTGTGCTCGTGTCAGCTCCTGGGGAGATCTTTTACCTGTGATCACGCCTTCAGAGTCCGAgcttcctctgtcccctgctgaAGACCCCCCTGGGAGTTGA
- the METTL17 gene encoding ribosome assembly protein METTL17, mitochondrial isoform X3, producing MATARGLRHLLTCSRWRRGRGEAPQSRALAAVVPGVSQVDNNSDFLGKRPHRRHPGVLQLPCVEVPPALAAAAQFLLLESSMPNVEKQAQALANYLWSRRLPVEPEELQRRAVHLEEKFLENPDLFQVEEKLREAVLRTLRKTTYHWQELSYNESLSLVYMAARLDGGFAAVSRAFHEIRARVPEFQPQTLMDFGSGTGSVTWAAHSAWGQSLREYVCVDSSAAMLVLAEKLLKGGSESGEPYVPGVFFRQFLPVSPKVQFDVVVSAFSLSELPSKADRTELVQTLWRKTSHFLILVESGTKAGHCLLMDARDLVLKGKEKSPLDPRPGFVFAPCPHELPCPQLTASKPLACSFSQAYHCIPFSWSLYPYLRTRRSKKRKSSRW from the exons ATGGCGACCGCGAGAGGACTGAGGCATCTGCTGACATGTAGCAGATGGCGCCGCGGCCGTGGAGAAGCTCCCCAGTCTCGC GCGCTCGCCGCCGTCGTGCCGGGCGTATCCCAGGTCGATAACAATTCCGATTTTCTGGGGAAGAGGCCCCATCGCCGGCACCCCGGCGTCTTGCAGCTGCCATGCGTAGAGGTGCCGCCTGCCCTGGCTGCCGCTGCGCAGTTCCTGCTGCTCG AGAGCTCGATGCCCAATGTGGAGAAGCAGGCGCAAGCACTGGCCAATTACCTGTGGAGCCGGCGTTTACCTGTAGAGCCGGAGGAGTTGCAAAGACGGGCTGTACATCTTGAGGAAAAATTCCTGGAGAACCCAG ACTTATTTCAGGTGGAGGAGAAACTTCGTGAAGCAGTGCTGCGAACCCTGCGCAAAACTACATACCATTGGCAAGAACTGAG CTACAATGAGAGCCTAAGCCTGGTGTATATGGCAGCAAGACTGGATGGTGGCTTTGCAGCAGTCTCCAGGGCATTCCATGAG ATCCGGGCTCGAGTTCCAGAGTTCCAGCCCCAAACCTTAATGGACTTTGGCTCGGGTACTGGTTCTGTCACTTG GGCTGCTCATAGTGCTTGGGGCCAGAGCCTacgtgaatatgtgtgtgtggacAGCTCAGCTGCTATGTTGGTTTTGGCAGAAAAGCTACTGAAAG GTGGTTCAGAATCTGGGGAGCCTTATGTTCCAGGTGTCTTCTTCAGACAGTTTCTACCTGTATCACCCAAG GTACAGTTCGATGTGGTGGTATCAGCCTTCTCCCTAAGTGAGCTTCCCAGCAAGGCTGACCGCACTGAGCTAGTTCAGACCCTGTGGCGCAAGACGAGTCATTTTCTG ATATTGGTAGAGAGTGGAACAAAAGCTGGACACTGCCTTCTCATGGATGCCAGGGACCTGGTCCTTAAg GGAAAAGAGAAGTCACCTTTGGACCCTCGACCTGGCTTTGTCTTTGCCCCA TGTCCACATGAACTTCCTTGTCCCCAGTTGACAGCCTCTAAGCCCCTGGCCTGTAGCTTTTCTCAGGCTTACCACTGCATCCCCTTCAGCTGG tCTCTATATCCTTATCTTAGAACAAGAAGaagcaaaaagaggaaaagttCTCGATGGTAA
- the SLC39A2 gene encoding zinc transporter ZIP2 isoform X1, translating into METLLGVKIGCLFALLVLTLVCGLIPVCFKWFQIDAATGRHRRVLSLLGCTSAGVFLGAGLMHMTAEALEGIDSEIQKFKMQNRTEKEGNASDDADSAQMEYPYGELIISLGFFLIFFLESLALQCCPRAAGGTTVQEESGGTHVLELHSHGPPPSPSKGPLRALVLLLSLSFHSVFEGLAVGLQPTIATTVQLCLAVLAHKGLVVFGVGLRLVQVGTGSRWAMLSILSLALMSPMGVVLGLAVTQGDLKGGQGLAQVVLEGVAAGTFLFVTFLEILPRELAGPEDPLAKWGCVAAGFAFMAFIALWA; encoded by the exons ATGGAAACACTCCTAGGAGTGAAAATTGGCTGCCTGTTTGCCCTGCTGGTTCTCACCCTGGTCTGTGGCCTTATTCCCGTCTGCTTCAAGTGGTTCCAGATTGATGCTGCCACAG GTCGTCACCGCCGGGTCCTCAGCCTCCTGGGCTGCACCTCTGCTGGTGTTTTCCTGGGAGCGGGGCTCATGCACATGACCGCTGAAGCCCTGGAGGGAATTGACTCAGAGATCCAGAAGTTTAAGATGCAG AACCGgacagaaaaggagggaaatgcTTCTGATGATGCTGATTCAGCTCAG ATGGAGTATCCCTACGGAGAGCTCATCATCTCCCTGGGCTTCTTCTTAATCTTCTTTTTGGAGTCGCTGGCATTGCAGTGCTGTCCTCGGGCCGCTGGAGGAACCACAGTGCAGGAGGAGTCGGGCGGGACTCATGTCCTAGAACTCCACAGCCATGGGCCTCCACCCTCACCCTCAAAGGGTCCCCTCCGGGCCCTCGtcctcttgctctcactctcctTCCACTCGGTGTTTGAAGGGCTGGCCGTGGGGCTGCAGCCAACAATAGCAACTACCGTGCAGCTCTGTCTTGCTGTCCTGGCTCACAAGGGGCTCGTAGTGTTTGGGGTAGGACTGCGGCTGGTGCAGGTAGGCACTGGCTCACGGTGGGCCATGTTGTCCATACTGTCACTAGCTCTCATGTCCCCCATGGGCGTGGTCCTGGGGCTGGCTGTGACCCAAGGGGACTTGAAAGGGGGGCAGGGCTTAGCCCAGGTTGTGTTAGAAGGTGTGGCAGCCGGCACCTTTCTGTTTGTCACCTTCCTGGAAATCCTGCCCCGGGAGCTAGCTGGCCCTGAGGACCCTCTGGCCAAGTGGGGCTGCGTAGCCGCTGGTTTTGCCTTCATGGCCTTTATTGCCTTGTGGGCCTAA
- the SLC39A2 gene encoding zinc transporter ZIP2 isoform X2, translated as MHMTAEALEGIDSEIQKFKMQNRTEKEGNASDDADSAQMEYPYGELIISLGFFLIFFLESLALQCCPRAAGGTTVQEESGGTHVLELHSHGPPPSPSKGPLRALVLLLSLSFHSVFEGLAVGLQPTIATTVQLCLAVLAHKGLVVFGVGLRLVQVGTGSRWAMLSILSLALMSPMGVVLGLAVTQGDLKGGQGLAQVVLEGVAAGTFLFVTFLEILPRELAGPEDPLAKWGCVAAGFAFMAFIALWA; from the exons ATGCACATGACCGCTGAAGCCCTGGAGGGAATTGACTCAGAGATCCAGAAGTTTAAGATGCAG AACCGgacagaaaaggagggaaatgcTTCTGATGATGCTGATTCAGCTCAG ATGGAGTATCCCTACGGAGAGCTCATCATCTCCCTGGGCTTCTTCTTAATCTTCTTTTTGGAGTCGCTGGCATTGCAGTGCTGTCCTCGGGCCGCTGGAGGAACCACAGTGCAGGAGGAGTCGGGCGGGACTCATGTCCTAGAACTCCACAGCCATGGGCCTCCACCCTCACCCTCAAAGGGTCCCCTCCGGGCCCTCGtcctcttgctctcactctcctTCCACTCGGTGTTTGAAGGGCTGGCCGTGGGGCTGCAGCCAACAATAGCAACTACCGTGCAGCTCTGTCTTGCTGTCCTGGCTCACAAGGGGCTCGTAGTGTTTGGGGTAGGACTGCGGCTGGTGCAGGTAGGCACTGGCTCACGGTGGGCCATGTTGTCCATACTGTCACTAGCTCTCATGTCCCCCATGGGCGTGGTCCTGGGGCTGGCTGTGACCCAAGGGGACTTGAAAGGGGGGCAGGGCTTAGCCCAGGTTGTGTTAGAAGGTGTGGCAGCCGGCACCTTTCTGTTTGTCACCTTCCTGGAAATCCTGCCCCGGGAGCTAGCTGGCCCTGAGGACCCTCTGGCCAAGTGGGGCTGCGTAGCCGCTGGTTTTGCCTTCATGGCCTTTATTGCCTTGTGGGCCTAA